In a single window of the Campylobacter hyointestinalis subsp. lawsonii genome:
- a CDS encoding DUF262 domain-containing protein, translated as MANDFKVEGFNLEDLLANKKMSYQIPSYQRPYAWDKDQISDLIEDLTESYRNDKEVQYFCGSLVIARGANSERYDIIDGQQRLTTFTILACVIRDFYIDNLGAENKDRIQDSIYDKYDKDKHKLKFLTDEKYQIAFENSVLRENVLQERLKDIKKAQDIKDNRYLQNAYYLKERLKEAIDENSIDIDDFVSWLYTKVILTRIECPDEESAIRIFNVLNDRGMPLSPVDILKSSLMQSLDKERREAFKTTWQEIMSNLKTMGFSMYDTLNAYLYYAIADNPKGRLDKELKTYFEKTKQDSTAIIEEIKTFANHYIEIINTKDKHIYCLRYLPNQIYWRSILCAAKMVDYKDYNKLKELLMAYYYQNLIGMATANRFKQVSFNILKAVKDIKPIDEIKNIMRENLKKYGTTKDYKEWLDDADVYDLKWVKPTLLLLEYFSKDDEIGFIEMDNKLHTEHILPRTPNDDWKKIFSDEERDSWTNAIANLTLLRFKKNTQAQNKSYEEKREVYLNKDNVSTSFTITQDIFKHKQWNVEALKMRGDEIKHKIEIHIDIF; from the coding sequence ATGGCAAATGATTTCAAAGTAGAAGGTTTCAATCTAGAGGACTTATTGGCAAATAAAAAGATGTCTTATCAAATCCCATCATATCAACGACCTTATGCGTGGGATAAAGATCAAATTAGCGATTTAATTGAGGATTTGACAGAATCCTATCGCAATGATAAAGAAGTGCAATATTTCTGTGGTTCATTAGTGATTGCAAGGGGTGCAAATAGCGAGCGATATGATATTATAGATGGGCAGCAGAGACTCACTACTTTTACTATTTTAGCCTGTGTGATTAGAGATTTTTACATAGATAACTTGGGAGCTGAAAACAAAGATCGCATACAAGATAGCATATATGATAAATATGATAAAGACAAACACAAGCTAAAATTTTTAACAGATGAAAAGTATCAAATTGCCTTTGAAAATAGCGTATTAAGAGAAAATGTTTTACAAGAAAGGCTAAAAGATATTAAAAAAGCACAAGATATAAAGGATAATAGATATTTACAAAATGCGTATTATCTAAAAGAAAGGCTTAAAGAAGCAATTGACGAAAATAGTATTGATATAGACGATTTTGTGTCGTGGCTTTATACAAAGGTGATTTTAACAAGAATTGAATGCCCTGATGAAGAAAGTGCGATTAGAATCTTTAATGTTTTAAATGATAGGGGTATGCCACTTAGCCCTGTGGATATTTTAAAATCTTCTCTTATGCAGTCATTAGACAAAGAGCGTAGAGAAGCTTTTAAAACAACTTGGCAAGAGATTATGTCAAATTTGAAAACAATGGGATTTTCTATGTATGACACATTAAATGCTTATCTTTACTATGCGATAGCAGACAATCCTAAAGGAAGGCTTGATAAAGAGCTTAAAACTTATTTTGAAAAAACTAAGCAAGATTCAACAGCCATTATTGAAGAGATAAAAACATTTGCAAACCACTACATTGAGATAATTAACACTAAGGATAAACATATCTATTGCTTAAGGTATCTGCCTAATCAAATCTATTGGCGAAGCATTTTGTGTGCTGCAAAAATGGTGGATTATAAAGATTACAATAAGCTAAAAGAATTGCTTATGGCTTACTATTACCAAAACCTTATAGGTATGGCAACGGCTAACAGATTTAAGCAAGTTTCATTTAATATCCTTAAAGCAGTCAAGGATATTAAACCAATAGATGAGATAAAAAACATTATGCGTGAAAATCTCAAAAAATATGGCACAACAAAAGATTATAAAGAATGGCTAGATGATGCAGATGTTTATGATTTGAAGTGGGTAAAACCAACATTACTTTTGCTTGAATACTTTTCTAAAGATGATGAAATTGGGTTTATAGAAATGGACAATAAGCTTCATACAGAGCATATCCTACCAAGAACTCCCAACGACGATTGGAAAAAAATCTTTAGCGATGAAGAAAGGGATAGCTGGACAAATGCCATAGCTAATCTAACATTGTTAAGATTTAAAAAGAATACTCAAGCTCAAAATAAAAGCTATGAAGAAAAACGCGAAGTCTATCTCAACAAGGATAATGTCAGCACAAGCTTTACTATCACACAAGATATTTTTAAGCATAAGCAATGGAATGTAGAAGCGTTAAAAATGCGAGGTGATGAGATTAAACATAAGATAGAAATACATATTGATATTTTTTAA
- a CDS encoding helix-turn-helix domain-containing protein has protein sequence MKKIQSNDLMNIEQLEQEFGISKSAQAKARMKINQGKDNSIPFYKYGKTILYSRKAINEWLQKFAVNC, from the coding sequence ATGAAAAAAATTCAAAGCAATGATTTGATGAATATAGAGCAGTTAGAGCAGGAATTTGGTATATCAAAAAGCGCACAAGCAAAAGCAAGGATGAAAATAAATCAGGGCAAGGATAATTCTATCCCTTTTTACAAATACGGCAAAACGATACTTTATAGTAGAAAAGCCATAAACGAATGGCTACAAAAATTTGCTGTAAATTGCTAG
- a CDS encoding HepT-like ribonuclease domain-containing protein produces MSSCIKRLETAVEKIEEIEKICNLNGVTKALEDESILKPAIMKHFDVIHQQFEKLEKAQEYHILSKIDKDDLKGLKQVRNWSSHDYDNIENEIIEHAIHTKLPKLKENIQKVLKETKKDMCEDLQKKIDRFVKKQDILTSQAKSELKSDIQKSYDILQKNGLELDKTYTGKLSNIIKNNSNENVR; encoded by the coding sequence ATGTCTAGTTGTATCAAAAGATTAGAGACGGCGGTTGAAAAAATAGAAGAAATAGAAAAGATTTGCAACCTAAATGGAGTCACAAAAGCTTTAGAAGACGAGTCGATTTTAAAACCAGCTATAATGAAGCACTTTGATGTAATTCATCAGCAGTTCGAAAAGCTTGAAAAAGCGCAAGAATACCACATTTTAAGCAAAATTGACAAAGACGATCTAAAGGGGCTAAAGCAAGTTAGAAATTGGTCTTCACATGATTACGATAATATAGAAAATGAAATCATAGAACATGCAATACATACGAAATTACCAAAACTCAAAGAAAATATACAAAAGGTTTTAAAAGAAACAAAAAAAGACATGTGCGAAGATTTGCAAAAAAAAATTGATCGTTTTGTTAAAAAGCAAGATATTTTAACATCACAAGCCAAAAGCGAATTAAAATCCGATATCCAAAAAAGTTACGATATATTACAAAAAAATGGACTTGAGCTTGATAAAACATATACTGGCAAACTAAGTAATATTATTAAAAACAATTCCAATGAGAATGTAAGATAA